Sequence from the Seonamhaeicola sp. ML3 genome:
TATTCTAACTATGGGATTAATAGTATATACTTGACTACAAATGCCACTTCGGCTACACCAACTTGGACTTTAGTAGAACGTAACCTATCGCTACACTCCATAAGGTCTGCAGCTATAACTGAAGTTTCTGGTGAGGTATTATATTTTGTTGGTACTGCACGAGGCTTGTACAGCTCCACAGACCCAACAACTACAGATTGGGTTAGAGAAGGTTCATCTACAATTGGATTCGCAGTGGTGAGCTCGTTGGCTTACAGACCAGCTGATAGTAAATTACTCGTCGGCACACATGGAAACGGTATGTTTGAGGCCACCATAACTGATGTTCTTAGTATTGAAGATGTAAACAATATCAGTAACGAAATTTCTCTTTATCCGAACCCTGTGACAACAAGATTAAATCTTAAAACATCGTTTTACTCAAAAACATTTGATTACAATATCATCAATGTCTCTGGTCAAATAATATCTAGAGGTGTAGCAACACCGGATGATGGCATAGATGTTTCGGCACTCAGTAAAGGGGTTTACTTTCTAAATTTAAAATTTGAAGACAAAACAGGAACTAAAAAGTTTATTAAAAATTAATTGCCATGTGATTACATAAAAAAAGTGCTTCCTAAAGGAAGCACTTTTTTTATGTAAATTTTTATATACTACTAAACAGTTATTACACTGTTTTCAGCTCCTGCAAAATCATTCCATGCATAAGAATCTGCTGCAGAATCGTTAACATATTCTCCATCTACTAGGTACTTGAACTCATAAGAACTATCCTTATCTAAATCTATAGTCCCTTTAAAAGTACCATTTTTTAATTTTTTTAGAGGAGCCTTTTTTGCGTTCCATTCGTTAAAACTCCCTACTACAGAAACCTTTTTTGCTTCTTCAGCTTCTATAGAAAAAGTAACTTTACATACTGGTTTAGTCTTTAAGTATTGTTTTTTAATTGCCATGATTTTAAATTTTTGCGTGTTGTTTTATGGTACAAATTTATAAAAGATATCGCTATGCGTATACAATATCCTTAACTAACCTATCAGAATTATTAATTTGGTAATATAGAATAACAATATTTTAAAGTATGAGAAAATTTTATGTAAAAAAATATGGTATCATCAACAAAAAAACATAGCCTTTGAAGCTGATTTTCAGGCATTTTAAAACTAAAACGTTTTCGAAAACAAGCACCTGAACAACAAAATATAAAAAACGGCAATTATAAAATATTAACTTTACATTTCTTATTTTGCAAGCATGTTCGGAAAGAAGAAAAACACGCCCCAAATAGATAAAGACCAATTAGAATTAATTGAAAATGCACTAAGGCGAATTAGGCAAAAAAAACGCCTTTACATTCACTTTGTTTTATTTTTATTGGGTGCCGTTTTTTTAATCATAGCCAACACGGTTTTAGGTATAGGTGAAAGTTTCATGCCTTTTGCTATGAATTGGTTTGTATTGGCTATTCTAGCTTGGTTATTCCTGTTGCTATATCACGCTTTTAATGTTTTTGTAACACATAAATTTATGGGTAAGGCTTGGGAACAGAAACAATTGAACAAACTTGTAACTGCTCAAAAAGAACGTATAGAAAAAATAAAGAACGAACTAAAAAAAGAAGCGCCCCACATTGCCGAAAGTGAAATTTATAACGAAGAGATTGCAATCAAAAGTAAATCTTCGGTAATAACCATTATAGTTGCTGCTGCAGAAAATAATACTATTGGGAAAGATAACAAGTTAATCTGGCACCTCAGCAATGATTTAAAACGATTTAAAGCGCTAACAAACGGTCATCATATCATTATGGGACGTAAGACTTTTGAAAGCTTCCCTAAACCTTTACCCAACAGAACACATATTGTCATTACAAGACAAACCGATTATAAAGCTCCTGAAGGTGTCATTATTGTAAATAGTTTAGAGGCTGCCATTACTGAAGCAAAAAGCGATGAACAACCTTTTATAATAGGAGGAGGCGAGATTTACAAGCAAGCGATGACCATAGCTGATAAAATTGAACTTACCAGAGTTCACGAAACCTTTGAAGGTGATGCCTTTTTCCCTGAAATAGACACGAATGTATGGAAAGAAACAGCAAACGAATTTCATAAGAAAGATAACAATCACGATTATGAGTTTTCATTTATTACTTATATAAGAAAACAACTAGTTTAATCGGGATTCCAGAATTTCCATAGTTTTTTTAAAGTGTGATATAAATAGTTTGGTCTCATCAAAAGTATAGCGAGCAAAACCTATCCTAATCCCATTATGCCCTATATTGGCCATATCGTAGCGTTTAAGTTCGGCAAACAATAGCTTATGCGTTTTAGCTTCCTCTTCTACTTCATCCCAAGAATATTTTTTATCTAAAGTTACCCAAACCGCCATACCGCCTTTGGGTATTTCAAAGGCAACATATCTATCCAGTTCATCTTTCAGGAGTTTACAGAAATAATCTCTGCGCTCTTTGTAAATCTTCATCACCTTTCTTACGTGTCTATCTAAAGCACCTTCCTTTATAAATTTAGCAAATGTAATCTGTAAAAAGGCATCCCCTTGTCGATCTACAAAACGTCTCAATTTGGCAGCTTCATCTACAAAATCTTTAGAGGCTACCAAATAACCCACCCTAAAAACAGGAGCAACAGTTTTACAAAAAGATCCCACATAAATTACATTACCAGAAACGTCGTGGCTGGCCAATGGTAAAATAGGAGTATGGTTATAGTTAAAATCGTAGTCATAGTCGTCTTCAACAATGGCAAACTTATAGGCTTTTGCTAGGTTTAATAATTGTAATCGCTTCTGGGCAGACATGGTAATAGTGGTGGGGTGATGATGATGAGATGTTGTGTAAACTGCTTTAACAGGATTGATTTTACACAACTTTTCTATCGCGTTAATATCCAGACCATCATCTTCTACGCTCACTCTTAAAATAGTAGCGTTAGAAAATTCGAAAGTAGTATCAGAAGAACTGTAATTTGTTTCGCCAACAATAATACACCCACCATTTCCAAACAATATTTGAGCCGACAAAAACATCCCCATTTGGCTTCCTCTTGTAATCATAATATTTTCAACAGATACATTAAGTCCTCTGGTTTCATTTAAATAGTTGACTAATGTTTCCCTAAGCTCTAAATTGCCGTAAGTCGTGCCATAAGATGCATGCTTAAAATTGCTTTTTTTACCTAAAACCCGTCTGTAAATCATTCCTATTTCAGAGAAAGGCGTGAGGCGCTCATCATTTATTCCATCGTTTACGTATAAATATGATTCGTCATGATCTTGAGGAAAGCTCCTATCTAAAGATTCATCTCTTATGAATGAAAAACCAGCTAATGTTGTATCTAAATTTTCGTGTGGCTCGTTCAATTTTTGTTGCTGTAGTTCTGGCAAATCAGCATGAATAAATGTGCCACTTTGAGGTATGCTTTCAGCCCAGCCCTGCAAAACCAGTTCTTCATAACATGCTACAACTGTTTTTCGGTGCACTCCCAACAAATTAGCTAGCGTTCTACTTCCCGGTAATTTTGCTTTGGGCATTAATGTCCGACTTTTTATAAGCTGAATAAATTGGTTTGTCAATTGAATAAATAAAGGGGTTTTACTGTCCCTGCTTAAATGGATCGTCGTTTTATAAGGAATCATGACTGGACTATTTTAAAAATGAATTCTGGATTATCTCAATACACCATAAAGCTACTAATTTTGTTATAAACAATCGGAAACAACAGTTATAATGAACACCTACAATACATCAAAAACGAATAAAGTAATAAGAGGTTCTAACCGTGCTACTTATGACAAAGACACGATTGACAGCATTATCGAAGCAGGGTTTATTGGTTATGTTAGCTACCTCTTTGAGGATACTCCTATTACAATTCCGATGGCCTATGGCAAAATTGAAGATAAAATCTACTTACACGGTTCCTTAAAAAACAGAATGCTTTTATCAATTTTAGAAAACGAACAAATGAGTATGACCATTATGCATTTAGACGGTCTGGTATTAACACGTTCCGGATTTCATCACTCCGTTAACTACCGGTCTGTCACTGTTTTTGGGAAGGCTACTAAAGTTGAAAAACCTAAACTTAAAACAGCTGCCTTAAAATGCGTTATTGACCAAATGATTCCTAAAAGGTGGGACACGCTGCGCCCCATGACAGATAAAGAATTAAAGTCAACATTGGTTATTGAGGTTAGGATTAATAACGCTTCTGCTAAAGTACGAGCAGAAGGAGCCATTGATGAAAAATCTGATTTAGAACTCCCTATTTGGGCTGGAGTTATTCCCATAAAACAAATAGCAGAAGTTCCAATCTCTGATAACTCAGTACTAGAAAACATAAAGGTTCCTAAACATGTTTTGGATTATTATTACCAAAATAGAAACTAATTAGTATTTTGCATGATAAGTAATTTTACCAACATGCAAAATCAACAATATGGTTATTAGGAGGCTTGGTTTAGGTTTTTTACTGTTAGGGGTTTTCTTTTCCTGTAAGACACCTCAACAAAATCCAAACCCTATAAAATTAGATACAACTTACGAAGACCAGTGGATTGACAAAGATGAAAATGAAAATTACACTGCTCGCCATGAATGTTCTTTTGTTCAGGCTGGAAACAGATTTTACATGTTTGGAGGGCGTGAATCTGCTGAAAAATTAGAGATTTACGACTTTACACATAATACTTGGAAAGTCGCACAAAATAAGGCTCCAAAACAATTTAATCATTTCCAAGCGACGTTCTACAAAGGGTTTATTTGGGTTATAGGAGCTTTTAAAACCAATAAATTCCCAAGAGAAATTCCAGAAGATAATGTTTGGTTATATTTCCCGCCAACCGACACATGGATTAAAGGTCCTGAAATTCCTAAAGAAAGAAGACGAGGTGGTGCGGGTTTAGTTGTATACGAGGACAAATTCTATGTTGTGGGAGGAAATACAAGAGGGCACGACGGGGGTTATGTGAATTGGTTCGATGAATACGACCCAGAAAAAAACATATGGACTATTTTAGATGATGCCTCACAGGCACGAGATCACTTTAGTGCTGCTGTTATAGACCATAAATTATATGCCGCAGCAGGAAGACAATCTGGAGGTTTTGGCGGCGTTTTCGCTCCATTGGTTAAAATTGTTGACGTCTTTGATTTTAAAACGAAAACATGGTCTACATTAAAAAAAGATATCCCAACACCTCGTGCGGCTCCGGGAGTTGCCGTTCTTAACAAAGAACTATTTGTTATGGGTGGTGAAGGCGAGAAAAAAGGACCTGCCTATAAAGTTGTTGAGGCTTACAATACTAAGACAGATAATTGGGAAGACAAAGCCGATATGCATTATCCAAGACATGGCACTCAAGCTATTTTGTCTGGTAAAGGAATCTATATCACCGGAGGTTCACCAAAACGCGGAGGCGGCAGACAACTTAACATGGAGGTATATAATGAAGATAGACCTCATGGACAACAAATAAAGGCATCTTACCTTGCTGGCCCAGAAAAATTCAAAATAGATAAGGGAACTTCAGCAAAAATTGAAATTAAAAATAAAGCTGGAAATACTGCTAGCTTTATCAACTCTATTGAATTAACCGGTAAAAACGCTAGTGCCTTCAAAATTGAATCCATTTATGATTTAACCCTTGTTGACGTTAACATCAGCTTCAGTATTGCATTAAAACATAGTTCTCAAAAACAGGGAGAAACGGCTAATTTAGAAATCACGTATAACGGGAATTCTAAAAAAATCATTACCCTAGTAAGTCACTAAAAAAACATGTACTTTTGCCTCACTAAAATTTAATAATAATGAACGCATATATATTTCCGGGTCAAGGCGCACAATTCTCAGGAATGGGTTTAGACCTTTATGAAAACTCTGCACAAGCACAAGAACTTTTCGAAAAAGCCAATGATATTTTAGGTTTTAATATAACAGATATTATGTTCGAGGGTTCTGCAGACGATTTAAAACAAACCAAAGTTACACAACCTGCCATATTTTTACACTCGGTAATATTAGCAAAAACTCTTGGTGATAGCTTTAAACCAGACATGGTAGCAGGGCATTCACTTGGAGAATTTTCTGCACTTGTTGCCAATGGTACCTTAAATTTTGAGGATGGACTAAAATTAGTATCGCAACGTGCTATGGCCATGCAAAAAGCTTGCGAACTAAAGCCTAGCACCATGGCTGCTGTTTTAGGCTTAGAAGACCATGTTGTAGAAAACGTTTGTAATAATACAGATGGTGTTGTTGTTGCTGCGAACTATAATTGTCCGGGACAATTAGTTATTTCTGGAGAAATTGAAGCGATTAATACTGCTTGTGAAACCTTAAAGGAAGAAGGTGCTCGTCGTGCTTTAGTATTACCTGTTGGAGGCGCATTTCATTCGCCTTTAATGGAACCTGCCCGCGAAGAATTAGCAGCTGCCATAGAAAACACATCTTTCAATAAACCTAACTGCCCGATTTATCAGAATGTAACGGCTTCTGCTGTTACCGATGAAACTGCTATTAAAACTAATTTAATATCTCAATTAACTGCACCTGTTCGATGGACACAATCTGTTCAACAAATGATAGAAGATGGCGCTACTTTATTCACTGAAGTTGGCCCAGGTAAAGTTTTACAGGGCTTAGTTAAGAAAATAAATAGAGCTTCTGAAACAGCTTCTGCAACTTTTGAAGGAAATTTATAAATGAAGATGTCACGTCGTTCTATATTTATACTAGCAACCATCATTGGCACCATAGCCCTAGACCAAATAACTAAGGTTTGGGTCCGAGCTAACGTAGAACTATACACTGAAAAAAGACCTATTATTGGAGAATACTTCACCCTAATGAATGTTGAAAACAAAGGCGCATTCCTTGGCATGGGAAGTGAACTCAACACTACATTGAGAATCATTTTACTAATGATACTTCCTGTTGTTGTCTTAGGATTTGTACTGCGCTATGTGTTTAAAGATAAAAATTTAGATAATTGGTCACTTTTTGCGTTCTCTGCTATTATTGGTGGTGGTGTAGCCAATGTTTTTGATAGAATAGTATTCAAGAAAGTAACCGACTTTTGGTTTATAGATTTAGGAGACCCCTTTAAAACAGGGGTATTTAATGTAGCCGATGTGTTTGTGACCACCGGAATGATTATTCTCGTGTTTACCATTTTACTCAAGAAAAAACCTAAAAATATAGAAAAAGCCGATTAATAATTAATCGGCTTTTTCTATATTTTACTGAAGAGTATTTTACCTAAACACCTCTTACTTTTTTTTCCCAGTTCCAAGCTGAAAGCATAGCATCATCTAAAGTCAACTCGGTTTGCCAACCTAATTCTTCTTTTGCCTTTTTAGTATCGGCATAAGCAGAAATAACATCGCCTTCTCTTCTTCCTACTATTTTATAGTTTAACTTTTCACCTGATACCTTCTCGAAAGAATTCACAACTTCTAATACAGAACTACCTTTACCAGTACCCAAATTAAAAGTCTCGTAGTTATCTTTATTTGCTCCATTAAGTAATCTTTGTAAGGCAATTACATGAGCCTTTGCCAAATCTACCACATGAATATAGTCGCGTATACAAGTCCCATCTGGTGTAGGATAGTCGTCTCCAAAAACAGATAATTGCTCACGAATCCCAGCAGCGGTTTGGGTAATAAAGGGTACTAAATTCTGAGGAACACCAATTGGCAACTCTCCAATTTCAATAGATTTATGTGCACCAACCGGATTAAAGTAGCGTAAAGCAATTGCTTTTAAATTTGGTGTAATTTTACATATATCTTTAATTATCTCTTCCCCAATTTGCTTTGTGTTTCCATAAGGAGATTCAGCGGGTTTTACAGGAGCGTTTTCAGTAATTGGCATTTTATCTGCCTGTCCATAAACGGTACAGGAAGAGCTAAAAATAAAACTTGCCTCAGGCAAATTCTTCAACTCTTTTAATATATAAACCAGTGTACTTATATTGTTTTCGTAATACAATAATGGCTTTTCAACACTTTCACCTACTGCCTTACTAGCTGCAAAATGAATAACCCCTTTAAGGTCATTATGTCTTTTAAAGAAATCTTCAACTAGCTGTTTTTCCTTTAAATCAATTTTTTCAAAAATCGGTGTCTTACCTGTTATCGCAGTAATACCATCAAGGACATTTTCGGATGAATTCGATAAATCATCTATAATAACAACTTCAAAGCCTGCTTCTTGTAATTCTACAACGGTGTGTGAGCCAATAAACCCCAAACCACCTGTGACTAAAATTTTATCCATTTACAAATTTTAAAACGGTTGATGTAATATATTCTATTTGTTCATTATCAAGCTCGGTATGCATTGGTAATGAAATTACTTCTTTTACTAACCTATTGGTAACCTCAAAATCAGCTTCATTATATCTATCATCGGCGTAGGCTTTTTGTTTATGCAAAGGAATAGGGTAATAAACGCCACATGGTATTCCCTTCTCATTTAGGTGAGCAGCTAAAGCGTCTCGGTCAACAGCCTTTACTTTGAGTGTATACTGATGAAATACATGACAATCACAATTATCGCACATAACCTCACATGATTTTGAGATAATCGGTATAATTATCTTTTCATTCCCAGCAAAAGCAGCATTATACTTTTTTGCAGCATTTTGCCTCGCTTTATTGTAACTATCTAAGTTGGGCAATTTAGCATCTAATACAGCTGCTTGTATACTATCCAATCTTGAGTTTACCCCAACAACATCATGATGATATCTTACATACATACCATGATTTACAATACCTCTTACCGTTTTAGCCAATTCATCATTATTTGTGAAAATCGCACCACCATCTCCGTAGCAACCTAAGTTCTTGGAAGGAAAAAATGATGTAGCTCCAATATCTCCTATTGTTCCTGCTTTAACCTTTTTTCCATTTTCAAATGTATAATTAGCCCCAATAGCTTGTGCATTATCTTCTATTACGAATAGGTCATGTTCTTTTGCAATGTCCATAATTGCTTCCATATTTGCACATTGACCAAATAGATGAACAGGTACTATAGCCTTCGTTCTTGGTGTTATGGCATTTTTAACTGCCTGAATGTTTATATTGAAGTCGTCTTCATTAACATCGACCAAAACAGGAGTTAGGTTTAATAAAGCAATAACCTCAACAGTAGCAGCGAAAGTGAAATCTGCAGTTATAACCTCATCTCCTGGCTTTAGACCAAGACCCATCATGGCTATTTGTAAAGCATCGGTACCATTAGCACAGGGAATAACATGCTTTACACCTAGATACTCCTCTAAGTTTTTCTGAAATTCATGAACCTTGGGTCCATTAATAAATGCTGTGGTTTCAATAACTTCTTGTATGGAAGGATTTACAACGTCTTTTATACCGCTGTACTGACCTTTAAGGTCAACCATTTGAATTTTCTTCATCTTCAAAAATTAGAACTCCTGTTAATACAAATACAAACAGAAACGAGGAGCTTGCGTATCACGAAATTACAAAAATTAGAATAGCTAAACCAACGAATTTATTCAAAGAAATGTATTTTAGCAATAAACATTTAATATTGAGTTTTCTTTATAATATTGGCATAAGATTAGCAGGGTTTGGTTTAAAATGCCTTTCGCCTTTTAATGACAAAATCAACAAGGGCGTTACTGGAAGAAGAAAAACGTTTAAGAGTCTTAAAAGCAACCTAAATAGCGAACACAAAACACTTTGGTTTCATTGTGCTTCTTTGGGAGAATACGAACAGGGGTTACCTATTTTTAAAGAACTAAAAACACTTTGTTTTGATTATAAAATTGTCCTTAGCTTTTTTTCTCCCTCAGGTTTCGAAATACAAAAAGTCAACCCAATAACAGATATAGTAGTCTATCTTCCTTTAGACACAAAAAATAATGCTAAAAAGTTTCTAGATATTGTTAAACCTGAACTAACAGTTTTTGTCAAGTATGATATTTGGCCCAATTTACTAAACGAACTAAGAAAAAGGCAGCTCAGAGCCATTTTAGTTTCAGCCAGCTTCAGAAAAAACCAACCCTATTTTAAGTTTTATGGAAACACCTTAAAGAAAGCTTTGTTTTCTTTTGAACACATTTTTACTCAAAATGAATCTTCAAAACTATTACTAGAATCTATTAATTATAATAAAGTTAGTGTTTCTGGAGACACTCGTTTTGACCGTGTCACTGCACAATTAGACCAAGATAACACCTTAGGTTTTGTTGAAGAATTTAAAAATAATAGGCTATGTGTAGTTGCCGGGAGCACCTGGCCAGAAGGTGAGGCTTTTTTTGTTGACTATATTAACAACACAAAACATAATAACACAAAATTCATTATTGCTCCTCATAACATCAAGGCCAACCAAATTAACAACTTGAAAAGTAGAATAAACGTTCCTACAGTATTATTCTCTGAAAAAGAAAACAACAACAAACTCAAAGATGCTCAAGTACTTATAGTGGACACCATAGGTATTCTTTCTAAAATTTATAATTATGCTGATATTGCTTATGTTGGAGGTGCTTTAGGAAATACTGGCCTTCATAACACATTGGAACCAGCCGTTTTTGGTGTCCCGATAATTATTGGTGGCAATCACATGAAGTTCCCCGAAGCAAAGGCTATGCTTGATAAGGGCGGTATGTTTTCAATCCTCAACTTAAGCAGCTTTATTAGTATCCTTGACAAATTAATTGAGAATAGTGACTTTCGTAAAAAAAGCGGGTCTAAAAACTTAGAATATATTAAAGAAAATAAGGGAGCAACAATCCAGATTATGAACTATTTACGTAAATAGTATAAATTTTCATATTTCCTTTTTTATATTCAAGGAAAATCAAATTAATTAACACTAAAAATCAAGTCATGAGAAAATTAGTTTTAAGTTCAGTTTTTTTATTAACCCTTGCTGTAATGTTTACATCATGTAGGGATACAAAAAAGGCAGAAGAGACAAAAGATGCTGTTGAACAGGTCGTTGAAAAAGCAGGTAACGAAGCGAAAGAAGCAGCTGAGAAAGTTGAGGAAGTTGCTAAAGATGCTGCTGAAAAGGTAGAAGAGGTTGTAGAAGAGGCTGTAGATACAGCGGGCGATGCAGCTAAAGATGCCATTGATGCTGCTGGTGAAGCTGTAGACAACGCTGCTGATGCTGCTAAAAATAAAGTTAAAGAAGTAAGCGGACACTAAAACCACTTATTTATATTTAAAACAGAAAAGCAGCTCAATAAGCTGCTTTTCTGTTTTAAAAAAATCTCATAACAAAAAAAGCCTTACTCAATCGAGCAAGGCTTTTGTACTGAAGGCGGGACTTGAACCCGCACGGCCCAAGGGCCATTGGATTTTAAGTCCAACGTGTCTACCAATTCCACCACTTCAGCAACTTGGTATTTTGAACTTAAGAAAGTATCAGAGCGAAAGACGGGATTTGAACCCGCGACCCTCACCTTGGCAAGGTGATGCTCTACCCCTGAGCTACTTTCGCAGTCTTTTTTATGAACAACCAATCTTTCGATTGAGACCAAAACGAAATTATTTTACCGTTCTAGCGGGTGCAAATTTAAAATATTTCTAATAAATGCAAAGGGTTTTATTAAAATAAATGTAATTTATTTTAGGCACGTCTTTTTTTAACCAACATGCGTTTTATCTCATTGAGTTTCATTAGTGCCTCAACCGGTGTAAGTGTATCAATATCAGTATGTAAAATTTCTTCCTTGATGTTTTCTAGGAGCGGGTCATCTAAATTGAAAAAACTTAGTTGCATTTCGTTATTTAGAGATTTAACCTTATCAGTAAGCTCTTCACTAGAATGAGAATGCTCTAACTTCTTCAAGATTTTATTCGCCCGATGTAAAACCTGTTGTGGCATCCCTGCCATTTTAGCTACATGAATTCCGAAACTATGGGCACTTCCCCCTTCTACAAGCTTTCTTAAAAATAACACATTATCCTTTAACTCTTTTACCGAAACATTGAAATTCCTTATGCGTTCAAACGTTTCGGTCATTTCATTGAGTTCATGATAATGTGTAGCAAAAAGTGTTTTAGGTTTGGCTGGATGTTCGTGCAAATATTCACTAATAGCCCAAGCAATGGAAATACCGTCATAAGTACTAGTACCCCTCCCAATTTCATCTAACAGCACTAAACTTCTATCTGATATGTTATTAAGAATTGAAGCGGTTTCATTCATTTCTACCATAAAAGTCGACTCTCCCATAGAGATATTATCAC
This genomic interval carries:
- a CDS encoding 3-deoxy-D-manno-octulosonic acid transferase, giving the protein MSFLYNIGIRLAGFGLKCLSPFNDKINKGVTGRRKTFKSLKSNLNSEHKTLWFHCASLGEYEQGLPIFKELKTLCFDYKIVLSFFSPSGFEIQKVNPITDIVVYLPLDTKNNAKKFLDIVKPELTVFVKYDIWPNLLNELRKRQLRAILVSASFRKNQPYFKFYGNTLKKALFSFEHIFTQNESSKLLLESINYNKVSVSGDTRFDRVTAQLDQDNTLGFVEEFKNNRLCVVAGSTWPEGEAFFVDYINNTKHNNTKFIIAPHNIKANQINNLKSRINVPTVLFSEKENNNKLKDAQVLIVDTIGILSKIYNYADIAYVGGALGNTGLHNTLEPAVFGVPIIIGGNHMKFPEAKAMLDKGGMFSILNLSSFISILDKLIENSDFRKKSGSKNLEYIKENKGATIQIMNYLRK